A section of the Parasteatoda tepidariorum isolate YZ-2023 chromosome 6, CAS_Ptep_4.0, whole genome shotgun sequence genome encodes:
- the LOC107443307 gene encoding putative inorganic phosphate cotransporter: MIFYLLTIHPTYLDSILHIPVKENGLLNSGPQLAQALTGFIACWLSVWLKYRNVKSISFMRKGYNTLGCSLYILGMLGLYLSGCNRIVNEIFLFMAAGSVGIAFAGCLIVAADLSPTFCGIIMGLGSTIASLSGFIMPILIGHLTKEEQTMIQWHKMFLITSCVVFVSGTIFLTLGAAEIQPYDPAYVKDTKVETKTDLPSKHLDKKEVTITKF, from the exons atgatattttatttattaacaattcatCCAACCTATTTAGACTCTATTCTTCATATACCTGTAAAAGAg AATGGTCTTCTAAATTCAGGACCTCAGTTAGCGCAAGCATTAACAGGTTTCATAGCATGCTGGTTGTCTGTTTGGCTAAAATACAGGAATGTAAAAAGCATTAGCTTTATGAGAAAAGGATATAATACTCTAG GTTGTTCTTTATACATTCTTGGAATGCTTGGTCTGTATTTATCAGGATGCAACAGAATTgtaaacgaaatatttcttttcatggCGGCAGGCAGTGTAGGGATAGCATTCGCCGGATGTTTGATAGTAGCTGCTGATTTATCACCAACGTTTTGTG gaattattATGGGATTAGGAAGCACAATAGCTAGTTTATCCGGTTTTATAATGCCTATTCTTATTGGGCATTTAACGAAAGAAGAa caaacaaTGATCCAATGGCATAAAATGTTCCTTATTACATCATGTGTTGTTTTTGTATCTGGTACGATCTTCCTAACTTTAGGCGCTGCTGAAATTCAACCATATGATCCAGCATATGTAAAAGACACAAAAGTGGAAACAAAAACTGATCTCCCTTCAAAACACTTAGACAAGAAAGAAGTTactatcacaaaattttaa